The Legionella lansingensis DNA window CAGCTACTATTTAACATCAATAAAAAATAAGGTGAATTATGAAAGCACTTCAGTCATTCGTCGTTGCAATAGCCTTGTCAATTAGCCAATTTTTATGGGCGCAAACGTCACCTATCCCCATGCTTGAAAATACAGCGAATCAAATCATTGCCTCATTAAAGGAAAACAAGGCAGCCTTAAAAAATAATCCAAAGGTCATTCAACAGATCGTCAGACGTCATTTATTGCCTATTGTTGATGTGAGCGGAATGTCACGCTCCGTATTAGGTCGGCAAGCTTGGAATAAGGCTTCTCCTAGTGAAAGACAACAATTTGCAGACGCATTTACTCAGCTTGTGATTCGTACTTATGCAAGCCCTCTTGCGGAATACACGGATGAAAAAATCAAATTTTTGCCCATTAGAGGTTCTGTTGAAAATCGCTTTTTACGTGTTAACAGTGTGATTGTTCGCTCAAATGGTCAGAATATTCCTTTAAGCTATAGCCTGGTTTCTAAGAATGGCACATGGAAAATTTACGATTTTAGTGTGGAAGGGGTGAGCTTATTGCAAAGTTTCCGTTCACAATTTGCAGAAGCACTCAGAAGCTCAAGCATGGAGGAAATTATTAAGCAACTGCGTCAGCAACCTGGAAAAAAGGCAGCATAAATGCAAGAGCAATCATTCAAGCCATCACAAGAAATGACATTCGCAACAGTGGTATCTGATCGCGAACGTTTGAATAATTATGTGCGTGAAACGAAAGAAAAGCTTATTAAATTGGATTTGAGCGAAGTCGCACAGTGTGATAGTGCTGGTCTTGCTTTGTTAATTGAAGCAAAACGATTAAGTGCCAGGGAAAACAAAATGTGTAAAATCGATGGCATGCCCAAAATTGTCCAAGCATTGGCTGAATTTTGTGGAGTGGATGCCATCTTGAGTGAGTGTTAGATGTGAGAGTATGTTGCATGAATAATAAAGAATTAGAAGATCGTCTGGCTGAAGCAGGTGACGTTGATTTTGTGCGAGTGGAAGGGGATGGCTACCATTATCAGTTAACGATCGTATCGGATGCCTTTATCGGCAAGTCAAAAGTGGCCAGACAGCAATGGGTTTATGCAAAACTCAAAGATTACATTACGACCGGTAGTCTGCATGCGATAAGTATGAAGACTTTAACGAAGGCAGAGTGGGAGAAAAATCATGGATAAGCTAATTATCAATGGTGGCAAAGCCT harbors:
- a CDS encoding MlaC/ttg2D family ABC transporter substrate-binding protein, with translation MKALQSFVVAIALSISQFLWAQTSPIPMLENTANQIIASLKENKAALKNNPKVIQQIVRRHLLPIVDVSGMSRSVLGRQAWNKASPSERQQFADAFTQLVIRTYASPLAEYTDEKIKFLPIRGSVENRFLRVNSVIVRSNGQNIPLSYSLVSKNGTWKIYDFSVEGVSLLQSFRSQFAEALRSSSMEEIIKQLRQQPGKKAA
- a CDS encoding STAS domain-containing protein, with translation MQEQSFKPSQEMTFATVVSDRERLNNYVRETKEKLIKLDLSEVAQCDSAGLALLIEAKRLSARENKMCKIDGMPKIVQALAEFCGVDAILSEC
- a CDS encoding BolA family protein, translated to MNNKELEDRLAEAGDVDFVRVEGDGYHYQLTIVSDAFIGKSKVARQQWVYAKLKDYITTGSLHAISMKTLTKAEWEKNHG